The Erigeron canadensis isolate Cc75 chromosome 4, C_canadensis_v1, whole genome shotgun sequence genome window below encodes:
- the LOC122597848 gene encoding uncharacterized protein LOC122597848 — translation MGEKEANNSRKSIQILEINEHPHINLPALRGLFTNGLRSMCEKDTSKSRKNAQTLELNERPRINLPAIRGFLSHFPGKLQRHLKSRFKRPTEKGGANREMFKLNDPKFNLDMQMQAWKKNPVWEDGQTSAIEVIVPKGSLCQLNVTTNVGLPPDAIYNIVTDPDNRRVFKNIQEVTSRKVLLDEGSRQVVDLEQAAIWRFLWWSGTISVHVLVDQNREDYSMKFKQVKPGFMKRFEGCWKVEPIILDEKLCHPFKPKTLSEYMSRTQGNGRIGSRVTLQQLVEPAIVPPPPISWYLRGITARTVEMLINDLLVEADRVKGLSAADHITENPNLHQQIYDIKERWALRRRNARRKM, via the exons ATGGGTGAAAAAGAGGCAAATAATTCAAGAAAGAGCATCCAAATACTCGAGATAAATGAGCATCCACACATTAATCTTCCAGCACTTCGTGGGCTGTTTACAAACGGTTTAAGATCGATGTGTGAAAAAGATACAAGTAAATCAAGGAAGAACGCCCAAACGCTTGAGTTGAATGAACGTCCACGCATTAATCTTCCTGCAATTCGTGGCTTCTTGTCCCATTTTCCTGGAAAATTGCAGAGGCATCTAAAG TCAAGGTTCAAGAGGCCAACAGAAAAGGGGGGAGCAAACCGAGAGATGTTCAAACTAAACGATCCAAAGTTCAATCTTGATATGCAAATGCAAGCTTGGAAAAAAAATCCCGTGTGGGAAGATGGTCAAACTTCTGCCATTGAG GTCATTGTACCTAAAGGGTCTTTATGCCAACTAAATGTAACGACGAATGTGGGGCTGCCCCCAGATGCAATATACAACATTGTCACTGATCCAGACAATAGGAGGGTCTTCAAGAATATTCAG GAAGTAACATCCAGAAAGGTTTTGCTTGATGAAGGTTCAAGGCAGGTCGTTGATTTAGAGCAAGCTGCTATATGGAGGTTTCTTTGGTGGTCAGGAACCATCTCGGTTCATGTACTTGTAGATCAAAACAGAGAAGATTACTCT ATGAAATTTAAGCAAGTTAAACCAGGATTTATGAAGAGATTTGAAGGTTGTTGGAAAGTTGAGcccataatacttgatgaaaaacTATGCCATCCCTTCAAACCAAAAACTTTATCAGAATACATGTCACGAACTCAAGGTAATGGAAGGATTGGATCAAGAGTGACCTTGCAGCAACTTGTGGAACCTGCTATTGTTCCTCCCCCACCCATCTCCTGGTATCTTAGAGGGATAACCGCAAGAACTGTAGAAATGCTCATAAACGATTTGCTAGTAGAAGCTGATCGAGTTAAAGGCCTCTCAGCCGCTGATCATATCACCGAAAACCCAaatcttcatcaacaaatatatGACATCAAAGAAAGATGGGCCTTGAGACGACGAAATGCACGCCGAAAAATGTAG